TTGTTATTAACGCTGGGAACGATTTTTTCGCAAAGTATTTATCGAAATGTCATACATCCAAATGCTTCCGACAAAAAAGCGCTCATGGTTGGAAGACTCGCATTAATTGCAGGTGTGATCCTATCTGTATGGCTCACGATTCATAGCAACAAAACCATTGTACAAATCCTTTTGATTGCATATTCTGCCGTATCCCAGATTGGACCGGGATTTATTCTTGCACTTCTTTGGAAAAGGATTACTGCATATGGTGTTCTCGCAGGTTCTGTAGCAGGCCTTGTTGGGATCACGGTACCATCTGTGATCCACTTTGAAAAATCAATTGCTTTTACCATGAATACCGGTTTTATCGCTTTGCTTTTCAATATTGCAATTACTGTATTGGTCAGTCTTGCAACAAAATCGCCTTCCGATGCAGCGATACGGGTGGGTGTAAATGAGGAAGAAGAGAACATCGCTTTCAACTATCCAGAAGAACAAAAGATAGGCGTATGATAGAAAAAGAGGCGTGAAGAATTTTGACACCAAGTTATTTCCAGGATATTAGATATAATATACTAAATACTCAATAAATAGTAATAATAATAGGTTTTAACCGAAAAAAAGTATAAAACTTAAAGGGGGAAAGAGAATGCGGGGAAAATGGAAACAAATAAATATTGGTTTCTCATGCTTTCTACTGGTAAGTTTGGTTTCAGGTTGCGGTACTTCTGCCACTTCGGGCAGTCAAAGCACAAATGTTCCTACGCTTGTGGTGGATGAGGCAAATGACCCTTCGACATTAGATCCGGGTTTACAATATAATCTAGAAAGTTACACAGTATATCGGAATATTTTTGATAATCTTTTGCACCGTGATCCAGTTAGTTTAAAAATAGTGCCGTGGGTAGCTGAATCCTGGAAGCAAGACTCTCCTACCACGTGGACATTTACCATCCGAAACGATATTACGTTCCAAAATGGGGATAAATTAACGGCTGATGATGTAGCGTTTAGTTTGCAACGAATTTTAGATCCATCTCTGCATAGTCCACAGAATGCTAACTTTAGTGTAGTAAAATCTGTCGCTTCCTCCGGAAATACTGTTACTATAACGACAGCTAAGCCCGCTCCAACGCTTTTATCAGAACTTACCACATTAAGTATTGTTCCAAAAAAATATATTCAACAACATGGTAATGAATATTTTAATCTACATCCAATAGGCAGCGGTCCTTATGAATTGGATAAGTGGGAAAAAGGAAATCAAGTCGTGTTAAAAGCAAATACAAATTACTGGAAAGGGCAGTCTGAAATAAAACAGGTTGTATTTCGGTCCGTCCCTAACGATGCCAGCCGGGTCGCAGATCTACAATCTGGGAAAGCCGATATTGCATTTCCGATTAGTCCAGATGATGTGCAAACGATTAAGGGCAGTAGCAATTTGCAGGTTCTCTCAGCACCTACAGAACGTGTTGCCTACCTTGCATTTAATGTTTTAGGCAATACACCAGTCAAATCGGCCCTTCTTCGTCGAGCAATCGCATATGGAATTAATTATCCATCATTAATGTCTTCTTTGGAACATGGATATGCACAACCCGTCAAAGAAGTACTGACACCCGTTGCATTCGGATATGACAAAAACGTACCCGGGTTTGAATATAACCCGAGTAGAGCGAAAGAGCTCGTACAACAAGCAGGGTATTCCAATGGAGTTACGCTAACATTTGCAACTTCCCCTTCCTATGATCAGAGAATTATACAGGCGATTCAAGGAGATTTAAGCCAAATCGGTATTAAAGTAAACATTGTTAGTACAGATCAGGCAACATACCTGAAGAAAATTCAAAATTCCTCACATAACTGGGGAGATATTCGGATGGGAACGTGGTCTTGTTCGTGCATGGATGCAGACGGAACCATTTACCCACTTTTCCATACAGGAAGTATCTGGAGCAGCTATTCAAACAAATCGTTCGATTCTTTAGTCGATGATGCGCGCACCAATACAGATACGAATCAACGAATGAAGGACTATAATCAAGCATTTACGATCCTTCAAAACGATGTTCCTGGAATCGGTCTTTGGCAAATGGATTCCTTATATGGAGCTAGCAAAAGAATACAATGGAAACCGGATGCCCAAGAGAATTTCTTTGTGCAAGACATAAAACTACAAAAGAAATAAGGGGGAAGATCGGTGGGATACGCTGGAAGACGGATATTCCAAGCTGTTATATCGATTTTGGGAGTCTCAACGATCGTCTTTTTTATATTACACCTTTCAGGTGATCCGGTGCTTCTGATGGTTCCGCAAAACTCCACTGCTGAAGATATTGCGAATCTTCGGCATTCACTGGGCCTTGATAAGCCTTTGGGCATCCAGTACATCTTATTTATTAAAAATCTTTTGCAAGGAAATTTAGGATATTCATACGTTCAGAGTCAGCCGGCCATGGATATTGTCATGGAAAGGGTTCCATATACGGTAGAGCTTGCTCTGGCAGCACTTGTCATTTCTTTGGCTATCGGCATTACGATCGGAATGCTTACTGCAATCTATCGAGGGAAATGGATCGAACGCATGCTAATGCCGATTATTTTAATTGGGCAAAGCATGCCAGCGTTTTGGACTGGTATTCTATTGATCATGTTAATGAGTGTACGGTTGCATTTGTTACCTTCCTCGGGTTCAAGTGGAATACAATCGTTAGTTCTGCCAGCGATAACACTTGCTTCTCTTTCTATGGCGACAGTTGCTCGTATGACGCGCTCCAGCGTAATTGAACAACTTGGAAAAGATTACGTAAAAACAGCACGGTCAAAAGGTGTTGGGAATGCTCGTTTATTGATTCGACATATTTTACGCAATGCCGCAATTCCCATTATCACAATTATTGGCTTGGAAGCAGCAAACCTGCTTGGAGGAGCCGTAATTACGGAAACGATATTCGCCTGGCCAGGTCTCGGACAGTTGACGATTCAATCCATAGCGGCAAGAGATTTTCCACTTGTTCAAGCAATTGTACTTCTTGGGGCAGGCACCTATATCTTCATTAACTTAATCACAGATTTATTGTATGGATTGGTGGATCCGCGAATTAAATTAGGGAAGGATGTGGCGGAATGACATCTGATGTAACCAAACTGGATGATTTTACACCTTCCCAATTCAATGCACTTCAAAAACGTTTCAACTGGAAAAATAAATGGATTCAAATTGCCCCATTTAGCATTATCCTAGCGGTTTTTATTCTTGTAGCATTGTTGCCAAGTGTTTTTACAAATCATCCACCAAATCTTACAGATTTATCGCTTCGTCTAAAAGGACCAGGATATAGTTCGCATGGTTCAACTTATTTTTTGGGAACGGATGAATTGGGCAGGGATGTTTATAGTCGTTTGCTATATGGGGCAAGGGTATCGTTATCCGTTTCTGTCGCCTCGGTGTTTCTATCTGGTTTGATCGGTGGGCTGCTTGGGATACTTGCGGGTTTCTATAAGAACCGAGTCGGGACAATGATTATGCGCGTTGCCGATATTGTGCTTTCAATTCCATTTCTATTATTAGCCATTTTGACGGTCGCCGTGTTGGGACCAAATCTTATGAATCTTATTATTGTTCTTGGCATTACGCGCTGGCCTCGCTACGCAAGGGTCGCTTTCGGACAAACACTTGCGACTGTGAATCAGGAATTTGTCCAGGCTGCGAAGGCACTTGGTGCGCGTTCATGGAGATTAATCGTTAAACACATTTTACCTGAGATCATACCATCATTGGTTGTTGTCGCTACACTTGAAGTTGGACTCATGATCATATATGAGGCATCACTTTCCTTTATAGGATTGGGTGTTCAACCTCCGAATCCCAGTTGGGGTTCGATGCTCACAGAGGGACAACAATATGTAGATACCGCCTGGTGGTTGGCTACATTCCCAGGTATGGCAATTTTTTTAGTCGTACTCTCAATCAATTTGATCGGTGACTTCATTCGAGATGTTTTAGATCCAAAAGATAAACTATCGAATAAATAGAGGGTGATGGAATGTCTGACAAGCAATTTATCGGCAAACGGGTGGTTATAACGGGGGCCGCAGGAGTTATCGGCCAATGGATTACAAAAGCATTTGCCAAACAAGGAGCGTCCCTTTGTATCTCTGACATACGTAAAGAAGAATTGATTAAGTTAGCCAATGACCCGGACTTGGCAGGAAGCGATGTGATTCTTCACGCGACAGATTTGCGTGATCCAAATTCGATCAATGAACTGGTAGAGTTAATCCAAGTAAGGTGGCGAGCCGCAGATATTGTCATCAATAATGCAGGGATATATCCGAGTCAGGAACTCATTCATATGACGAATGAGGAATGGGATGAAGTTTTAGATGTAAATTTGCGAGCCCCTTTTTTATTAACACGTGAGCTTGCGAAAGTAATGATTCAAAATAGAATCAAGGGTTCGATTATCAATATGAGTTCTGGAGCCGCCACAACCACACGAATTGGAGGAGGCCATTACTCTGTTTCAAAAGCAGGATTAGCCATGTTAACACGTGCCTTTGCCCTAGAGCTTGCTCCCTATCAAATTCGCGTGAACGCGGTAGGTCCTGGATTTGCACCAGGAAGTGAAGTGAGTCCATTATCGGAAAACTATATTCAGACGATGATTAGTGGGATTCCTCTTGGCCGCACCTCTGGCCCCGATGATGCCCCTGAAGCGATTTTATTTTTATGTTCTGAGCGAGCATCATTTATTACCGGGGCTACTTTACCTGTTGATGGTGGGCGCTCCGCCGGAAATTTCAAGTTGCCCAAAAGTTTTTCTGAAGAGGCGGGTGTCTAAGTGAAAGACTTGGCATATCATTGGCCAGATGGAAAAAAGTGCGCTGTCATACTGAGTTTTGACTTTGACGGAGAAACTCCTTTTTTGTGGAGATCCCGTAATCAAAATGTGAAGACAATGGGAGAATTTGAACAGCGGCGTTTTGGCCCTCGTCAAGGAGTGCATCGCATTCTTGATTTGTTGGCAAAGTGGGATAGCAAGGCATCGTTTTTTATACCTGGCCGAATCGCTGAACAGTATCCACAAGCAGTAGAAGAGATAGTGAAATATGGGCATGAGATTGGTTTGCATGGGTATCTTCATGAGCGGGTAGATGAATTAAATGAAGAAGAGATAGAAGAGACACTTATACAAGCCAAGGAGTCTCTACAAAAAATTACAGGTCAACGCCAAATGGGATATCGCTCACCTTCTTGGGAAATGACAGAATCTGCATTTAACATAATCATGCGCCATCAAGTACTTTATGATAGTTCCTTAATGGGATATGATCACCCGTATTGGATCGGTGGTTTGCCGGAAATTCCAGTGCAATGGTTGCTGGATGACGCAATTTTCTATCGATATACCGGTGGAAGTTCTGCTTCACCACCCCCTATCAATCCCAAGGTTGTAATCGATTCCTGGAAACAAGAATTTGAGGGGATGAAAAGATTTGGCGGACTGTTTATGGTAACAATGCATCCATGGATCAGTGGTCGAGCTTCACGTATCTTAGCGTTAGAAGAATTGATCAAACATCTAAAAAAGGATACGGAAGTATGGTGGGCAACGTGTGAAGAAGTGGCTGCATACCACAGAACGGCCTATCCTGATCAATTTCGCGAAACAATACATCACATGCGATAAGCCAACATATCTGTTAAATATTCAGTAGGGAGTGTCTATGATGGCAGATGAAGTTGTGCTGAATGTTGAAAATTTATCAGTGGTATTTGAAAAGACGGGGCATGAAGTAACCGCATTGCGAAATATAAGTTTTCAATTGCACCGTGCTGAAATTCTTGGATTGGTTGGAGAGAGTGGATGTGGCAAAAGCCTTACTTCGCTCTCCATTATGCGGCTTTTGGCACCGAATACCAGAATTACGGACGGTACTGTTCAAATTGATGGTGTACCTGTCACTCAACTAACAGAATCAGAAATGCGGAAGATTCGTGGAAATATCATGTCGATGATATTTCAGGAACCAATGACGGCATTAAATCCATTACTTCCAATTGGACGACAGATTGAAGAAACACTCCTATTGCATCGAAACATGAAAAGGTTGAAACGAAGGCAAAGAGTCATTCAATTATTACATTCAGTTGGAATTCCTGAACCTGAAATACGTTACAATCAGTTTCCCTTTGAACTTTCCGGCGGGATGCGGCAGCGAGTGATGATTGCACTTGCGCTTGCCTGTGAACCAAAAGTGGTGATTGCTGATGAACCGACGACTGCTTTAGATGTAACGATACAAGCCCAAATACTTGATTTACTGAAACATATACGAGGTACCTATCAAACTTCAATTTTACTTATTACACACGATATGGGTGTGATTGCGGATGCTGCGGATCGGGTAGCAGTCATGTACGCTGGACAGATTGTGGAGATTGCAACTGTAGATCATTTGTTTGAACGGCCTGCACACCCCTATACGATTGGGCTGTTACAAAGTATCCCAAGTTTATTTGGTGAACACAAAAAAGAATTATACTCGATTTTTGGAAGTGTCCCGGATTTATCAAGACTCCCGAGCGGCTGCCCGTTTCAAAGCAGGTGCACACATGTATCCGAAATTTGCCGTACGGAAAATCCCACTTTGAAACCGATTGAAAACAATCATATGGTTGCTTGTTGGCATGTGATTCCGAAGGGGAGTGTGTTGCATGGATAACGTGGCAGCAAATTCTACACCGTTATTGGTGGTAGAAAATTTAAAAAAACATTACAAAGTAAATACACACTCTGGTAAGCATCGAATCGTTCGGGCAGTGGACGGCATCTCATTTCAAATACAGTCTGGTACTACTTTAGGGATCGTCGGGGAAAGTGGCTGCGGGAAATCAACAGCAGGTCGAGCAATTTTACATCTGACACATCCTACTTCAGGAAACGTTTTATTTGAGGGACGTACGATAACTGCACTGGATCGAAGAGAACTACAAGAACTGCGCAAAGAAATGCAAATCGTATTTCAGGATCCATATTCTTCTCTAAACTCTCGTATGAAAATCAAAGATATACTTGCAGAGCCTTTTAAGATTCATCGTCTTTATCGCGGCTCAGAATTAATCAATCAAATTAAGAAGCTTCTAGAATTCGTTGGCCTCCCGGAAAGCTGTTTGGAAAAATATCCGCATGAATTTTCCGGGGGCCAGCGGCAGCGTATCGTTATCGCACGTGCGATTGCCTTACGCCCGAAATTCATTGTTTGTGATGAACCTGTTTCTGCCCTTGATGTTTCCGTTCAAGCACAAATCGTAAATTTATTTCAACGATTACAAAATGAATTGGGAATAACATATCTATTTATTTCACATGATTTATCGGTGGTTCGCCATATTAGCAGTCAAGTAGGGGTCATGTATTTAGGAAAAATGGTGGAACTAGGGGATACAGATGCAATTTTTGCTACTCCGTTTCATCCATATACGCAAGCACTAATGAGCGCCATTCCCCTTCCTGATCCTAAATTACAACGTCAAAAGGAAAGAATTGTTCTTAAAGGCGACTTACCCAGCCCTTTGACACCTCCTTCTGGATGCCGGTTTCATACGCGTTGCCCATTTGCTGAAGAATTGTGCAGAATTCAGGAGCCGGAATGGAAAGAGATCGAAGCAAATCATTGGGTTGCTTGTCATTTTGCATCACTGAATACATAACGCAAGGGGGAAGTACAATGAGTCTTCGTCCAGAAGATCTGGCAAATCTGATGATGCTTGGTACTCCATCGATCCATCCAAAAGATCAAAGTCAAATCGTCTTTTCGAAAAGCACACTCGATATGGAACATGATACGTATCGAAGTGAATTAGTCTTCTTTAACATCACGACACGAGAATCACAGTTTGTATTTGTTGAAGCGGATCGGAAATTTGCTGATCATAGTCCCAAGTGGTCAGAGGACGGAACGCGTATCGCTTTTTTACGTTCGATTCAAGGCAAGGATGAGCTCTGGTTATATGATGTTTTGGCAGGGGTGCAGGCAAGAATAACGCCAGGAATTAAAGTGAGAGATTTCGTATGGAGCCCAGAGGGTGATCAAATTGCGTTTATAAGTAGGGTTCAAGATACGAAAGAAGCGTACTCTGTTAACAGATTGCGTTATAAGCTTGATGGAGAAGGAATGACCCCTGGTTTTACTCACATATTTACTGTGGATCTTTTGACAAAACAAATAAAACAAATAACGAATATGGAATCAGACCACGGATGCCCTGCTTATTTTCCAAATGGAAATCGATTCGCCTATGTAATGGACTACCCAGAGAAAAACGATGTAGAAAAGCATCCAAAACTAGCGATCCTTGATAGGAATACAGGAAATACTACGATCTGGGATCCACAAGTTCGTTCCATCTCTTCATTACTAGTCATGGGTGATGGAGTGCTTTATGGTGTTGGAAAGAGATTCTCTGAAAACAGTGTTGAGTTTGATAAAATATTCCGATTGCCAGAGAATCAACCAGCCGAATGGCTTTCATGGGATATCGATGTACCTGTGGGATTTTTTATTTTAAGTGATGTAAAACGAACGGGGATAAATCCGGTTGCACGTGTTTTGCGAGAACAAAATTGTATTGTTTTTACTGGAACGAAAAACGGCAGACAAAGTATTTTGATTTACCACCTACATTCATTGAAAGTTACAGAAATACCAATCGAATGTAACGTAATTTCTTTTGACCTTGGACGATGTGACGAAACGGAATGCAATCTTATCTGTTTAGGGGATTCATTTGATAAGCCAGCGGAAATCTTGCAGGTGAATTGGGATTACGATACAAATATTCAAGTCCAACAGCTAACAAATTTTAACCATGATACCGTTTCACATTGGCCGAAAATGGAAGTTCACTCATATCAGCACACTTCCGAAGATGGGAAGGAGATTCATGGATGGCTCATGCGGTGCGCCGAGAAACCATTGAATGAGATGCGAGGTACGATACTTGTCATTCATGGGGGACCGCATTTGGCATTTGGCAATTCTTTTTCTTTTGATTTTTGGTATTTATGCAGCAAAGGATATCAAATCGTTTTTTGCAATCCAAGGGGAAGTTATGGGTATGGGCAATGCTTTTCAAGTTCAATTCTTGGTGAATGGGGAAAAAGCGATGCAGATGATGTATTGGGATTTTTGGACTGTATCGATAAAAAGGATACATTAGCTCGCCCGCTTTTTCTTTCAGGAGGAAGTTACGGGGGATACTTGGTGAATTGGATCATCAGCCACGATTCAAGATTTCGGGCAGCAATTTCAGAACGATCGATATGTAACTTATATAGCAAAATCGGGAATAGTGATTTGGGATTTAGCATAAACCGAACGGAGTTAAATGGTGCAGATTTATGGACAAATGAACCGTTCATTCTCGAACGTTCTCCTATTCGATATGCAAATGAAGTTGACACCCCGGTTTTATTAATTCACGGGGAAGAAGATCACCGCTGCCCCATTGAACAATCAGAACAGTGGTTTACAGCACTGCGAAGATTAGGTAAACAGGTTAAATTCATTCGGTTCCCTGGTGCCAGCCACACTCTTGCTTCATCCGGTCGTCCAAAACATCGTTTAGCACGATTACGTGCAATATTGGAGTGGATTGAGTTGCATTCATAAAGCGGGGGGTTATTTTGGATAAATTATCGAATTATATCACAAGTAATCTGCAAACGATGTTAGCCGATTTGGAAGAGTTGGTGAATCTTGATTCCCCTACCAAGAATAAATATTTAACAGATAAAGCAATGCAGTTTTTTGTAAAACGTTTTATAGAATTAACGGGAGCATTGGTTGAATGGATTCCACAAACAGAATTTGGTGATATCGCCAAACTAAGTATAGGTTCAGGGGAGAGACAGACTCCTAATGCAGTTGCTTTGGCAGAGCGATTAAACTTTTCGCTAACGGAGGCAAGTACGGGCGGTGCAAGTAACGGATTTTTAAATGGCTATAGATTGACGGTTTTAACCATCTGTTCAATATGTACAAAAAACAATACGAATTATTATATTTTTTTTAAAAATAACGTATTGAAATTATAAAAAATAAAATATACACTTATTATAAGTTCCTGATAAATGAATGGATTGTTTAGCAGCTTTACCGATCCATCCTCAGTTTTATCGAAGGTCTATTAAAAATAAGGGGTGGTAACGGTTACACATTATGATCGAAACAAAGGGATAATTGATATGGATGAAACAGATAAAAGCATTATCGAATATCTGCAGAAGGATGGTCGAACCTCTTACACGGAAATTGCAAACGATTTAAATGTTACGGTTGCAACAGTGAGAAATCGAGTGCAAAAGTTAATTGAGAATAATATTTTGAAAATAGTTGGTGTTGTAGATCCATTTTTAACTGGAATGTCAACAGTTGCTATGTTGGGTTTGAAGGTACGGTTAAATAAGCTGGAAGATGTCGTGGATCAAATTGTAAAAATTCCAGAAGTACGATTTGTTGCTGTTTCAACGGGAAGTTTTGATCTGTTTACAGAAATTATAACTTCTTCAAACGAGGAGTTATACAGAATATTAACAGAGGAACTGAGTAAGATCGATGGAATTGAGGATACTGATTCCTCTGTCATATTAAGGATATATA
Above is a window of Fodinisporobacter ferrooxydans DNA encoding:
- a CDS encoding ABC transporter ATP-binding protein, which encodes MDNVAANSTPLLVVENLKKHYKVNTHSGKHRIVRAVDGISFQIQSGTTLGIVGESGCGKSTAGRAILHLTHPTSGNVLFEGRTITALDRRELQELRKEMQIVFQDPYSSLNSRMKIKDILAEPFKIHRLYRGSELINQIKKLLEFVGLPESCLEKYPHEFSGGQRQRIVIARAIALRPKFIVCDEPVSALDVSVQAQIVNLFQRLQNELGITYLFISHDLSVVRHISSQVGVMYLGKMVELGDTDAIFATPFHPYTQALMSAIPLPDPKLQRQKERIVLKGDLPSPLTPPSGCRFHTRCPFAEELCRIQEPEWKEIEANHWVACHFASLNT
- a CDS encoding polysaccharide deacetylase family protein, whose translation is MKDLAYHWPDGKKCAVILSFDFDGETPFLWRSRNQNVKTMGEFEQRRFGPRQGVHRILDLLAKWDSKASFFIPGRIAEQYPQAVEEIVKYGHEIGLHGYLHERVDELNEEEIEETLIQAKESLQKITGQRQMGYRSPSWEMTESAFNIIMRHQVLYDSSLMGYDHPYWIGGLPEIPVQWLLDDAIFYRYTGGSSASPPPINPKVVIDSWKQEFEGMKRFGGLFMVTMHPWISGRASRILALEELIKHLKKDTEVWWATCEEVAAYHRTAYPDQFRETIHHMR
- a CDS encoding ABC transporter ATP-binding protein; this encodes MADEVVLNVENLSVVFEKTGHEVTALRNISFQLHRAEILGLVGESGCGKSLTSLSIMRLLAPNTRITDGTVQIDGVPVTQLTESEMRKIRGNIMSMIFQEPMTALNPLLPIGRQIEETLLLHRNMKRLKRRQRVIQLLHSVGIPEPEIRYNQFPFELSGGMRQRVMIALALACEPKVVIADEPTTALDVTIQAQILDLLKHIRGTYQTSILLITHDMGVIADAADRVAVMYAGQIVEIATVDHLFERPAHPYTIGLLQSIPSLFGEHKKELYSIFGSVPDLSRLPSGCPFQSRCTHVSEICRTENPTLKPIENNHMVACWHVIPKGSVLHG
- a CDS encoding ABC transporter permease — protein: MTSDVTKLDDFTPSQFNALQKRFNWKNKWIQIAPFSIILAVFILVALLPSVFTNHPPNLTDLSLRLKGPGYSSHGSTYFLGTDELGRDVYSRLLYGARVSLSVSVASVFLSGLIGGLLGILAGFYKNRVGTMIMRVADIVLSIPFLLLAILTVAVLGPNLMNLIIVLGITRWPRYARVAFGQTLATVNQEFVQAAKALGARSWRLIVKHILPEIIPSLVVVATLEVGLMIIYEASLSFIGLGVQPPNPSWGSMLTEGQQYVDTAWWLATFPGMAIFLVVLSINLIGDFIRDVLDPKDKLSNK
- a CDS encoding S9 family peptidase codes for the protein MSLRPEDLANLMMLGTPSIHPKDQSQIVFSKSTLDMEHDTYRSELVFFNITTRESQFVFVEADRKFADHSPKWSEDGTRIAFLRSIQGKDELWLYDVLAGVQARITPGIKVRDFVWSPEGDQIAFISRVQDTKEAYSVNRLRYKLDGEGMTPGFTHIFTVDLLTKQIKQITNMESDHGCPAYFPNGNRFAYVMDYPEKNDVEKHPKLAILDRNTGNTTIWDPQVRSISSLLVMGDGVLYGVGKRFSENSVEFDKIFRLPENQPAEWLSWDIDVPVGFFILSDVKRTGINPVARVLREQNCIVFTGTKNGRQSILIYHLHSLKVTEIPIECNVISFDLGRCDETECNLICLGDSFDKPAEILQVNWDYDTNIQVQQLTNFNHDTVSHWPKMEVHSYQHTSEDGKEIHGWLMRCAEKPLNEMRGTILVIHGGPHLAFGNSFSFDFWYLCSKGYQIVFCNPRGSYGYGQCFSSSILGEWGKSDADDVLGFLDCIDKKDTLARPLFLSGGSYGGYLVNWIISHDSRFRAAISERSICNLYSKIGNSDLGFSINRTELNGADLWTNEPFILERSPIRYANEVDTPVLLIHGEEDHRCPIEQSEQWFTALRRLGKQVKFIRFPGASHTLASSGRPKHRLARLRAILEWIELHS
- a CDS encoding ABC transporter substrate-binding protein, whose translation is MRGKWKQINIGFSCFLLVSLVSGCGTSATSGSQSTNVPTLVVDEANDPSTLDPGLQYNLESYTVYRNIFDNLLHRDPVSLKIVPWVAESWKQDSPTTWTFTIRNDITFQNGDKLTADDVAFSLQRILDPSLHSPQNANFSVVKSVASSGNTVTITTAKPAPTLLSELTTLSIVPKKYIQQHGNEYFNLHPIGSGPYELDKWEKGNQVVLKANTNYWKGQSEIKQVVFRSVPNDASRVADLQSGKADIAFPISPDDVQTIKGSSNLQVLSAPTERVAYLAFNVLGNTPVKSALLRRAIAYGINYPSLMSSLEHGYAQPVKEVLTPVAFGYDKNVPGFEYNPSRAKELVQQAGYSNGVTLTFATSPSYDQRIIQAIQGDLSQIGIKVNIVSTDQATYLKKIQNSSHNWGDIRMGTWSCSCMDADGTIYPLFHTGSIWSSYSNKSFDSLVDDARTNTDTNQRMKDYNQAFTILQNDVPGIGLWQMDSLYGASKRIQWKPDAQENFFVQDIKLQKK
- a CDS encoding Lrp/AsnC family transcriptional regulator; this translates as MDETDKSIIEYLQKDGRTSYTEIANDLNVTVATVRNRVQKLIENNILKIVGVVDPFLTGMSTVAMLGLKVRLNKLEDVVDQIVKIPEVRFVAVSTGSFDLFTEIITSSNEELYRILTEELSKIDGIEDTDSSVILRIYKQSYDWGVK
- a CDS encoding SDR family NAD(P)-dependent oxidoreductase, coding for MSDKQFIGKRVVITGAAGVIGQWITKAFAKQGASLCISDIRKEELIKLANDPDLAGSDVILHATDLRDPNSINELVELIQVRWRAADIVINNAGIYPSQELIHMTNEEWDEVLDVNLRAPFLLTRELAKVMIQNRIKGSIINMSSGAATTTRIGGGHYSVSKAGLAMLTRAFALELAPYQIRVNAVGPGFAPGSEVSPLSENYIQTMISGIPLGRTSGPDDAPEAILFLCSERASFITGATLPVDGGRSAGNFKLPKSFSEEAGV
- a CDS encoding ABC transporter permease encodes the protein MGYAGRRIFQAVISILGVSTIVFFILHLSGDPVLLMVPQNSTAEDIANLRHSLGLDKPLGIQYILFIKNLLQGNLGYSYVQSQPAMDIVMERVPYTVELALAALVISLAIGITIGMLTAIYRGKWIERMLMPIILIGQSMPAFWTGILLIMLMSVRLHLLPSSGSSGIQSLVLPAITLASLSMATVARMTRSSVIEQLGKDYVKTARSKGVGNARLLIRHILRNAAIPIITIIGLEAANLLGGAVITETIFAWPGLGQLTIQSIAARDFPLVQAIVLLGAGTYIFINLITDLLYGLVDPRIKLGKDVAE